The segment ATCGTCCGCCGCTATCGGCCGGCCCTGCTGCGCGTGGCTCAAAGCCGGCTGGGCCGCCCCGATTGGGCCGAAGACGCCGTGCAAGAGACGCTGCTGGCCGCCTTCCAATGGCGCGGCAGCTACCGCGAAACGAACAACTTCCGCACCTGGCTCTGGACGATCCTCTTGAACCAGTGCCGCCGCTCATGGACGGGCAGGCTGCGGCGGCCTCGCGTCTACGGTTTCGACGACCAGCCAGCCTCCGAGGTCGAGCCGGCGGTTTATCAGGCCAGCATCGAGCGCGGCGAAGCGCCGCCTTGGCAACGGCTGCTGGCGCAGGAACGGTCGGAGCTGCTGGAATCGCTGTTGAAAGATTTGCCGGCGGCGCAGGCCGACGCGTTGCGGCTGCGTTTCTTCGGCGGACTGAAATTCGACGAAATTGCCGAGACCATGCAGTGCAGCCTGGGAACGGCGAAAAACCGCGTTAAATGGGGTCTGGTGCGGCTTGCGGAAATGGTCCGCCAGGCGGAACAAGAGTGCGCCGCTCCGAGAACACGGCGGCAAGACGGCCCGCCCGACAGCCGGGCCGCCGATGGGCATTGAGCGAGAGTGACGGTTATGATCCATTGCGACGAAGTC is part of the Pirellulales bacterium genome and harbors:
- a CDS encoding RNA polymerase sigma factor, giving the protein MSDSGPPISDRQLMRQAQEGDRAAFAEIVRRYRPALLRVAQSRLGRPDWAEDAVQETLLAAFQWRGSYRETNNFRTWLWTILLNQCRRSWTGRLRRPRVYGFDDQPASEVEPAVYQASIERGEAPPWQRLLAQERSELLESLLKDLPAAQADALRLRFFGGLKFDEIAETMQCSLGTAKNRVKWGLVRLAEMVRQAEQECAAPRTRRQDGPPDSRAADGH